The genomic region atattatatataaatatatatattacatataaatatatatatatatatatatatatatatatatatatatatattatatataaatatatatattatatataaatatatattatatatatatacatatatatattatatatatataaatatatatacatatatacatatatacatatatacatatatatatatatatatatatatatatatatatatatatatatatagacacacacacacacacacacacacacacacacacacacacacacacacacacacacacacacttacacaaacacacataaacacacatacacatacatacatacataatacatacatacatacatacatacatatctatctatctatctatctatctatctatctatctatctatctatctatctatctatctatctatctatctatctatctatctatctatctatctatctctttctctctctctctctctctctctctttctttctctctctctctctctctctctctctctctctctctctctctctctctctctctctctctctatatatatatatatatatatatatatatatatatatatatatacatatacacatatacatatatatattgtgaataaaaTTTGAAATGAGGATAAAATTCTAAATTCAGAAGTTGTTTGTCATCAAGCAAAgtatttttattcttctgtttttgtCACTGTagatctttccttccttctttattctttatgcTCTTAGAAATGCATATATTTGGTGCTAATTAAAGAAGTGCATTTTCCCAGGTAATGGCCTCTTACATATATCTAGTTTTTGACCTTACTTGTGGAAgtcatttttaatataatatatatatatgtatatatatatatatatatatatatatatatatatatatatatatatatatatatatatttatatatatatatatatatatatatgtatatatttatatgtacatatatacatatgcatatatatgtatatatttatatatatgtgtatatatatatatatatatatatatatatatatatatatatatatatatatatatgcatatatgcatatatacatatatatatatatatatatatatatatatatatatatatatatatatatatatatatatacatatatacatatatatatatatattatatatatatgtatatatatatatatatgtatatatatatatatatatatatatatatatatatatatatatatatgtatgtatgtatatatatactacagtaAAGAGGGTAATAGAAATTGTTTCTACAGGTAACCAAAATGAgagcatatatatttgtgaagtAGTCAGTGTGGTGTTATGATTTTACAGAAAACTTTTAAGATACAGAGTTTttacaatttatattttttctgaattTATGTGTTACAGATTTACTGTAATTTGTCTTCATAGTTAATTTAAACCTTATTTCAAAATTCTAATTATATATCTCATAACTGGGTGTTTTAAAGCATCCTGCAAATAACAGGAATTTGTACCATGACTGAATATTGTTAGGCAGATAAATTATGAATgtcacatatgtttatatctatttgctAACCAAAGTACAATGCTTACGATTCTCTTGGAATTCTGTCAAAGTGATAAATAGATTAGATTGACTTGGCATGAGGTATTTTAGGTGTGATGTCTGATATAGAATGAACAGACAGTAGCAcaggtttttcttcttcttgctcattATCGATTACTCACTATgcacaaatatgtattttttattatgttaccAATTATATTTGACTCTAATAGTGTCAACCTAGAAAATGATGTGTGCATTTCAGTTCCTGGTTTTTGTTATAGCAGCAAAAACTAAATACTTCAGTCTAGAGTATAAGTTGTCTATGTGCTTATTGATATAGGTAATTGCATTATCATGGGAATTGCCTTTGGGTTTTATCTTTACTCAGGCTGACTTGTTGAAACTTTATGAAAGCAATTTTCATGAAGTGAGTAAAATAAAATGTTCAGTTTTCTGCGAAGTAACTTCATTAAGGACTATAATTTTCAGATATAGTGTTAGTTTTTGATATAGCTATGGTATGTTTGCATTTTATTGAAAGTTTGTCTTTACTTTGCATATGAGAACCTGAAAAATAAGGATTAACTATGTTCCTTGCAACAAATGTAGGAAAAGTTATGAATCAGAATTAATATCTTGCTGTGAAAATACACATTCCCATTTTTGTACATGAAATAAACATGAAGCAAGAGTTTAAAAAATCATGCAATACAAGACACAACTTGGCCTGTATTAAGTAAGAAAAGAAACTGATAGTCAGGGACTGTTTGGTAAGCATATGAAAAGTTTACAaaattttatgttatattttgtGAGATCATACCACAGGGCAAGATTAAAAAGGATAATTTATACACTCACCTGCCATGAATTTCCTATGAAATCTCAGTCATTACCACATAATTCTCACTAAATGAAATTAGTCTCCATAATTAAGCTCCAGATCATAGTAGTGAAGCAGTATTACTAAAGAAACTGCAATACTGAAAGCATTTAGACTATGCTTATTCAATGAACATTTACTGAATGAAGCTTGTATTTAGAGAACAGTGTAGATGTTTAAATActtatatgaaaatacacatagGTTTTGTGTTTAATagaaatttctatctatctatctatctatctatttgtcaatctatctgtctatctatatatgtacacacacacacacacacacacacacacacacacacacacacacacacacacacacacacacacacacacacacacacacacacacacacacacacacacacacacacacacacacacacacacacacacacacacacacacacacacacactgttacaaCTGTGTCAATTTCAGGTGAATATTTTTCTTGTCACTGCATAATTTGTGAAAGTGACAAGCAATCTAACGGTTtggaaataaatatgtgaatattgtTTCCATAGAAATTTGTATAATGGAAGTACATTGTTTCCCAAAGTAAAAGATTTTTTAACAAATGTTccaatatatctgtacatattgaCTATTTTATTCAGAGATTATAATACAGTGTCAAGAAACTAATATAGAGATAAATGAATTTGAAACCTGCAGTATTTCTAACCTATAAAAGTAGTCTATCACAGGGGTGGGTTGTCATATTAGATTAGAGGGACTGGCAATAAGGACAAGGTGTTTGTCTTGGCCAGGGTTGATAGGCCTACATCTACTACCACTCTCCTGTCATCAGCAATACAATGGGATAATAACAAGTACAACTGACAGGGTACCCAGGTCTGGTCCGTGGATGCATGATTACAATATGAAGCTAGCGATCTAGCCTGAGAGTATAACAGTGTCAATGTTCGTAGATTACACAACCATGGTTCGAAAGTTTGCAAGTTATGGACACAGATTCACTTCATATACCCTTCACTGGtcaaaagaaaaagtaacaaGTCTTGACTGAGCTAAGAAGCGTTGATCATCATTGTTGCGGTCACTTCTCAGGCAAGATTGCAAACTTATGGATTAGTTAAATGAGCCTGCCACCCACTCTACTGGTGTTAGTCttgtagaaaaggaaaaatgtgtgTTCATATGGTTGTTTGATAATACATTGTCACAATAGGGAAGGACTGTTGCCATCATACGATTCCCGAGATAAGCATACCCCTGGGCAATAATGACATCTTGCTGTTGACCACTGTGCTCTCCATTGGGAAAGGATTTATTTAGAGAAGGTACATCATTCCATAAGcgtaggaaaaaaaaaggggggggggggttaccgccTTCATTGTAGAATGGAGGGACGGAACCCTACTTCTGTCCCCGACTGTTAACAAAGACTGCAACTCCTTAGTTAATCAATTGTCGACAGCACAGACCCCTTGCAACTGAGAGGGCAGTCTGGTGTTCAAAATAAACTAACCATTCTGTCAAATTATGCCCGGAAGGGGCCTGCAACCTCTAGGACCCCCGACTATTTTTTTGGAGGAACCTactttgcccccccctcccccaacttaaGACCTTCCTACACTTATACAGACTGGATCGCCGTCCACACTGACATTCTCCAGGGCAGACTGGCGGAGTGCACAACCCCTGAGAACTGGTCAAAAGTGGGAGGCACGTCCATTGCTGAGGCTCGTCATCTTGTAATTTTTTGTCCTGTCTGAGACATGTCACTAATATTAGTAATTAAAGTAAATCTGGATGGTcgaatctaaataaataaagagataaataaattaataaaccaataaagacccacacacaccacagggAGGCAGTCTTCCCCTTTAGCGCCGCCGCTAgaggatatatatgcacacacatacatacacacacacacacacacatacacacacacacacacacacacacacacatacacacatacacacacacacacacacacacacatacacacatacacacagacacgtatatatatatatatatatatatatatatatatatatatatatatacatacatacatataatgtacacacacgtgtgtatgtgtatacatgtatgtatatatttacacacgggtgtgtgtgtgtgtgtgtgtgtgtgtgtgtgtgtgtgtgtgtgtgtgtgtgtgtgtgtgtgtgtgtgtgtgtgtgtgtgtgtgtgtgtgtgtgtgtgtgtttgcacaaatTAAATCAGATGGAATTCGATGATTCATCTCTCCTTCAAGTGTTTCGTTGGTGACCTAAGTTTAAGCTTTGTTAACTTAAACAACCATTTTGTTGATACCGCTATTTTGTCATACAATTTATGACTGCACTCGAGCAAATCTTGATCAGTTAATCCCATTGCGTCAGATGCACATCGTTTATTATTTAATCTATCTAATTTTTAAtggctttattttatttatctctccacCTGGGGTTCCATCggtaacaataaatgataaaaatcttcctctctttatcttgcaTGATGACGTAAAACAGACGAACTATATATAGTACTTCAAACGTTTTGATAAGTTATAAAAACAGCTTGGAAATAACGTGTGCCAGTGCCAAAAAGAGGTACCAGTACCACAACTATCCAAACCACAGCATAATAACCCAACCCCGATATAAACACAGACAAGCCGCTTCACTCCCAATATTTTTTTAATCGGGTTGTTGTCATCTTCCCTTTGATAAGATTTGGAAATGTCTACGTATCTGTGTCTGTACTTTCGGAAATCATATTTCTAACGCATCTAGCTAAATTCCACGGTTGCATCATCCCTGAAAATCGAAGGCTAGATAGTTCTTCCATACCTGGGTTTGTTGTGGTCATAGAAACGTTGGAAAAGAGTtatatttgttgatgtttttgcctATTGGGCTGAGGGAACTTGGTGTTACGAAGTTTTTTAAAACAGGTCACCGGTCTTTTTATCTAGCAGCAAATGTTAGTATTTGTCCAGTCAGTACTTTAACACGATTTTTTAAAAGTCCCAATTAACCTCTTTCCTCTAGTCCAACTGAAACAAAATAATCACACGAGAAAAACAACAATTGAAACAAAgagtaaaacagaaaagaaagaaaacacacagggAAAAAACaatccaaagaaagaaaacggagagaaaaaaaggaaaacaaacaatccaatgaaagaaaacggagagaaaaaaacaaaacagacttcACACGAATGACATGAACTGCACCCGCCATTCCCCACCCGGCCGCCGCAGCGTATCATAGCGCTCGTGAACACCTAGACATACACGTCGGCCGCCTGTTATTTAGATCACCCGCCACCGTTATCTCACCGCAAGGTCATCACGCACCTCATCGCCCGCCCTGGAGCCATAAACATGCTGAGCTCGCGATAAGTGGGCGATAGACTGGTCTGCCGATGTCCGCACATCATATTGTAGTTAATTTTGATTATTAGATGGTTTGATTTAGTTTCGCTTTTGTTTTGAGAATAAAGTGTATTTCTCTGCATTGTGGCATTTGAGGAGCAACTGTAacgtataattatgataacgcaAATAACATGATCCCAAACTATTCCTGGAGGATTTCTTACACCCCCTTGACTTTCACGTGGATTTCCAGCAATCTCTTGAACTTCAGGTGGATTCCTAGCGCccccttggcttccaggtggattcttagcgcccccttggcttccaagtgatttccttggcttccaggtggatTCTTAGCGCCCCCTTGGCTTCCAAGTGATTTCCTTGGCTTCCAGGTGAATCCTTAGCGCCCCCTTGGCTTCCAAGTGATTtccttggcttccaggtggatTCTTAGCGCCCCCTTTGCTTCCAAGTGATTtccttggcttccaggtggattcttagcgcccccttggcttccaagtgatttccttggcttccaggtggatccttagcgcccccttggcttccaagtgatttccttggcttccaggtggattcttagcgcccccttggcttccaagtgatttccttggcttccaggtggattcttagcgcccccttggcttccaggtggattcttagcgcccccttggcttccaagtgatttccttggcttccaggtggattcttagcgcccccttggcttccaagtgatttccttggcttccaggtggatTCTTAGCGCCCCCTTGGCTTCTATGTGATTTCCTTGGCTTCCAGGTGAATCCTTAGCGCCCCCTTGGCTTCCAAGTGATTtccttggcttccaggtggattcttagcgcccccttggcttccaagtgatttccttggcttccaggtggatccttagcgcccccttggcttccaagtgatttccttggcttccaggtggatTCTTAGCGCCCCCTTTGCTTCCAAGTGATTtccttggcttccaggtggatTCTTAGCGCCCCCTTTGCTTCCAAGTGATTtccttggcttccaggtggatccttagcgcccccttggcttccaagtgatttccttggcttccaggtggatTCTTAGCACCCCCTTTGCTTCCAAGTGATTtccttggcttccaggtggatTCTTAGCGCCCCTTTGGCTTCCAAGTGATTtccttggcttccaggtggatccttagcgcccccttggcttccaagtgatttccttggcttccaggtggattcttagcgcccccttggcttccaagtgatttccttggcttccaggtggatTCTTAGCACCCCCTTGGCTTCCAAGTGATTtccttggcttccaggtggatTCTTAGCGCCCCTTTGGCTTCCAAGTGATTtccttggcttccaggtggatccttagcgcccccttggcttccaagtgatttccttggcttccaggtggatTCTTAGCGCCCCCTTGGCTTCCAAGTGATTTCCTTGGCTTCCAGGTAGATCCTTAGCGCCCCCTTTGCTTCCAAGTGATTtccttggcttccaggtggattcttagcgcccccttggcttccaagtgatttccttggcttccaggtggatccttagcgcccccttggcttccaagtgatttccttggcttccaggtggattcttagcgcccccttggcttccaagtgatttccttggcttccaggtggattcttagcgcccccttggcttccaagtgatttccttggcttccaggtggatCCTTAGCACCCCCTTGGCTTCCAAGTGATTtccttggcttccaggtggattcttagcgcccccttggcttccaagtgatttccttggcttccaggtggattcttagcgcccccttggcttccaagtgatttccttggcttccaggtggattcttagcgcccccttggcttccaagtgatttccttggcttccaggtggattcttagcgcccccttggcttccaagtgatttccttggcttccaggtggatCCTTAGCGCCCCCTTTGCTTCCAAGTGATTtccttggcttccaggtggattcttagcgcccccttggcttccaggtggatCCTTAGCGCCCCCTTGGCGTCCAGATGGATTGGTAGCGCCCCTATGCTTCCAAGTGGATTCTTAGCGCCCCCTAGGCTTACATGTGGATTCCTTGGCTTCCAAGACGATTCGTAGCGCCCCCTTGGCGTCCAGGTGGATTCCTAACGGCCCCTTAGCTTCTAATTTGATTCCTAGCGCCCGCTCTCTTAAATACATTTGCAAACACTTTTCATAATGGTATGCTTCAAATTGAAAACAAGATTAATCACAAATAAGTACTTCACAATTAAAACCCAATCTAAGAAAccaatttatttattagttttatatTAAGAAAGTGATTGATTAATCCTTAATACCATCCTGTCGCCTTCTTttgaccccatccccccccccccctccaatctttCCACCACTCCGGTACTTTATAAACcgatgctattattatctttgtgtgAATATTGTTAAAAAAACGACTATTTTCAGGAGATACGGAACAATCCctgattatattttatttttaattagagAGTACTTTCAATATAcaaagattatttatttatttgtctgtcagtctgcccccaccccccctctctctctctcttccaaagtTCCTTACGAACTATATCCGACAACAAAGGTTCCGAGTTGTTGGTCATATTTATGAGTTTATGAGACCGGGTTTTATGAGGTATGATCGCGCGTGTCTCGCTGAGAGGTAAACACACATGCCACATGATGTAAGGAGTGTTATTGGGTATTATTTCGcctttttttgttggggggggggcttcactTCAAGAGAATAATGATTAATAAGGTTCAATCCAAAACCCGGTGTTCATTTTGGCAATGAAGTGACACTGATTTGGCATTGAAGGACgtatattaacatattttttaGTAATGCTATTTAATTTCGGTAATAAGGATTCAGACTGAAACTCAAGTTCCTTTTTCACAATGAAATAGACATGTGCAAAAACCGCAACCCGGAACAAGCCAGCAAAGCATActcaaaaacaggaaaaaatcgtGACGTCATACGCTGTTGATGTTATCAAGGCTATATAAGGAGACTCGGCTCTATTTTGTTGTGGACGGAGGGATGGTGTGGCGCATTTTCCCTGCGATGAATATAGGAAAGAGACGCACAAACGCTACTCTGGCGACGGCTGCTGGTTTGTGCTTCATGTGCTGTGACTTGTAGGCTTACCTTACCGATGTTGCGGCATTTTGGACTTCCATATCGAACTGCGTGAAACGGCCGGAGCCATGGCtgacgagagagaaacagaagaagtggGACTTCCGCCAGAACGCGAGGCCAGAGACAGTCGAGATGCGACCCGTAGCTTCGCGAGAAATGCCGGTTTATGTGTTCAGGATCGGTTGGCTTTCGACGAGGACCCGCCGTCGTACGAGATGATGTACCCTTCGAGCAGCGACGATAGAAACGCCTCAATCCTCAGCAACACAAATCTCGACTGTGGCATCGTCTTGAGCCCAACCAACTTGAAAGAAAACACGAAATCTCAACCAAACAGCAACCAAATCGTCCCTCAAACACCACAAGATACGAAGGTGACGAGCAGACCTGCCATCAAACACGACGACTCCAAGCTGAAGCTGACGCAAGAAAATGAAAAGCCAGAAAAGGTCCTCCAAAGAAAAATCACACTGACCAAGCTTACGGAGACCCGCGAGAAGCTGATGGTTCAAGCTTCGGGACTGACAAAGGGCGCCAGGGAGACGCTTAGGTTAGTGTGACGTTGCTGAATTTTGTGTGCGGCTTAGTCTTTGCACTCTGGAtacagttattatttatttaattatttagttTTTTGATTTACTGCAAATCACATTCAAGACTCAAGTTAATGAATAGTCCATATTTACTGATTTAATTGACCACTTAAatagcacgcacacgcatatgcacgcacgtacagagagagagagagagagagagagagagagagagagagagagagagagagagagagagagagagagagagagagagagagagagagagagagatttattgatTCCCATTTTAGCAAGTACACTAACTGCGATACCTATCACGATTTCAGAGAGTTCTGTCAGAAGACGACAGCCCACGGCTTCAGTCACGTGGTAGAAAAGGACATACacataattatgaggattttctgGGTCGTCGTCACTTTCGTCAGGTGGGAGCCACTCGTGACAGTCTTTTCTATTTTCactgttactcttatcatcatattcttccATGGTTAtatcatattcttttatttttactggTTATTTTATTTTGCCAATGgcgactttttttttactttttaaacatTTTGTCACTTTTACGTTTCTACTTTTTAATTTGACCGCATTTGtttttcctctgctcctcctgTGCAGTCTCGGGGCCTTGCTCTCAGTGGGTTACGACGCCACCTACGCCGCCTTCGTGACCAAGCGCCCCTACACGGAGGTGACCTACAGGAACAACCAGAGCACGGGGATCCGCCTTCCCGACGTGACCGTCTGCACTCTGTCGGGGTTCTGGAAGAGCAAGATGGAGCGTAAGGTCGCTTTTCGCTCGAACAGTGATTTTGTTTCAGGCTTTTTTGGGATctatgtgtggcgtgtgtgtgtgtgtgcgagtgagtgagtgagtgagtgagtgagagtgtgagtgtgtgcgagtgagtgagtgagtgagtgtgagtgtgtgagcgcgcgcgcgcgcgcgcgcgtgtgtgtgtgtgtgtgtgtgtgtgtgtgtgtgtgtgtgtgtgtgtgtgtgtgtatgtgtgtgtatgtgtgtgcgtacgtgtgcgtacgtgtgcgtgcgtgcgtgtgtttgtgtgtgtttgtatgtgtgcattcatatacatacacatatatatagatatacatgtgtttgtctaagcctgtatgtgttcgtgcgtccACTGCAATATAAAccatattcatatttttcctaCTTGCAACACCTGACACAGCATAACCCACGGCCAGCTAATACAcacctcgctcccttccccacaGAGTACAACGTGAGCAAGACCCTGGCATCCTACCTCCTCCTGGCCGTCCGCGGAACAGAGGTCATCAGCCCCGTGTTGAGTCGTGACCCCAAAAGGATAATATTGTTAAGAGAAGAACTTCGGGAGTACCTGGAAGTCCACAAAGTCACCCTCGAGGAACTCATAACAATGCTTTCCCCAGGGTGAGTCGCTGGTAGTGGTTCTTCCTTGTAAGAGTCCAGTGTTCTTGTATGTTAATGGGTGGAGGTCCTTTCGAAAAAGTTTTGAATTTTTAATAGCAAGGCAACCTGGTTTGAAAAGGTATTTTGAATCTTCAGTCAGGGGTGGGGGATCATCACTTGgccttctttttcatatttaattCTCATGTTTTGCTGTTTATTTGAGTCATGAATTCATTTGTCCCCatccttcttatctcttcccatctcatattttctaatatatttgtagaaaaggtatgaatgagactggatatcttcacaatacacgagatgtatttgccgggtttcgattacgtcttcctcagaaatacatttctatttctgacgaagacgtaatcgaaaccggtcaaatacatctcgtgtattggggagatatccagtctcattcataccttttccacatttgtcaatatgaatatggTTCATCTTTCTCATATTTAATAAAAATACCCGTCCAACTGGCACTACTAATGAAGACAAAGATCTCTGCGACCTACTGCCCGGTAGAAGAAACATAtactaaatgtataaatatatcggtATTTAATTGTTCCCAACGTAGTTATGTAGAATGAAGCCACTTTGTATATACTGTATCgtcttgatgttgatattgatgatgaaaatggttacGGTGataatttttcctcttttcacatGCTCAATTATCAGATGCGAGGAACTGGTGAAAGGATGCTACTCGGCGTCTGAGAGTATGAGTAGGTAAGTGTTTCTTAGTTTAATTAGAATAAAGGAAACTAAACCCAAAGAATCTTGGAGTGGATAAAACAACGTTATTGTTAGTATGTTTATTCTTGGCTTATTTcgaatatttatatctacatctttgGTGTTTTCACATTTCATCCTTTGTGCAGTGTTAATGGCTTTTTTTAAGGAAAAACTTCTAAATATTCGTTCTGTGAAGCGAAGTCACAGGTAGTGCAAAAAGTATAGGCCCGGCACGCTCATCTACGCGTTTTTTCCCCTTGTCAGTTCGTTAAATTTATACTATTTATCCTCTGCTGTAGTTCCGAGTGCTGCCAGACGGTGTTGAGGCCGACCATCACCACACTAGGCGTCTGCTTCACCACACTTAACCAGAATGGCTTGAGACTCAACCAGACCATCGCGGGCCTGGTTGGCGGCTACAGGATTCTCTTCGATGTCGCACTTCGCGAGTATATGGGTAggtgctctctctcactttcttctctcttggcATATAGCATTTTTGCCGGTGGAAATTACAGCGATGGTCTCGAAATAAGTTTCCGGGTAATCCGAATAAGTTAGGGAAGGCAAAGAAAACTGGACAGAGAGAAACTGTGTCGTATCGCTTTTAGTGCCTCATTTCATTGTTTCTCCTCTTTTGATTTTATGAGACTAATATTTCGGTCATATTCTCTTTCGAGACAGTTGTAATCAATGCATTAGAAGCACAAAGTCTATTCCTACGATTGGAGATTCGGTTTTACTCACACATACTTTTGTCAATTCCATACCCAATGAAATACCAATCATAATAAGGTAGTCTAATAGAAACAGTGAACGTATCTCTTCAAACTATCGAAAAAATCTCACGAAAAAAGACGCAAGGATGTATGattacataacaacaataataacgagacCGCACATTGCAGAATACGACTACAACGTGGTGTCGACGACGTCCTTGGCCGAGGCGGGGATCCACGTCTCGCTCTCCAACTTCGCCAGCTCGCCCGCCGTCGCCGCCAACATCCAGGCCGTCCGGATCGCGCCCAACACCGCCGCCTCCGTTGCTCTGGACGTCACTAACGTAAGGACGGGGCGGGAAGGTCTCCTAAGGGTGAAAGAGGATTaagaagtgtgagagagggagaggaaccccAGATTCTCGGGGTGGGAAGGTCTGAAGATGAAAGAGGATtaagaggtgtgagagagggagaggaaccccCAGATTCTCGCAtgcagaaaagaatgaaaagtaaTCTTatcaatatttaataaatatgtatatatcattcaaAACACCTAACGCCTGTTCAACAAGGACAGATTTTCAGAGCTTCGGCGAATCCAACTCACAATGCCCATCTTACGTACGATTTCGCCTTCACACAACCTCTCTCACGCGAACACACGTTTTTATTTTCTCAGATCGACCACACAGAGGTGTACCTGGACGCCTGGCTTCTGCCCAACCCGCGACCTCGTTGTGTGAGCGAGGAAAAATTCTGGGCCATGAGTGAGGAGGAGCGAGCCTACACGGGGAGCAACCAGTACTTCTCGTTGCTCTATCGAGACTGCCTTAACTATTACTTCAACTGCTCGTTCCTCCCGTTCATGTTCGCTAATGATACGACTAgtgagtgatgtttttttttcgtaaaatgtAATTTGACAGGGTCTTCATTCGTTTATGGTTGTTAAATGAGTGGGTGTTTTTTTAAGgctcgcccactcactcactcactcactcactcactcactcactcactcactcacacacacacacacacacacacacacacacacacacacacacacacacacacacacacacactctctctctctctctctctcttcctcttccccctccctctccatatttctctctct from Penaeus vannamei isolate JL-2024 chromosome 26, ASM4276789v1, whole genome shotgun sequence harbors:
- the LOC113801138 gene encoding acid-sensing ion channel 2 — encoded protein: MADERETEEVGLPPEREARDSRDATRSFARNAGLCVQDRLAFDEDPPSYEMMYPSSSDDRNASILSNTNLDCGIVLSPTNLKENTKSQPNSNQIVPQTPQDTKVTSRPAIKHDDSKLKLTQENEKPEKVLQRKITLTKLTETREKLMVQASGLTKGARETLREFCQKTTAHGFSHVVEKDIHIIMRIFWVVVTFVSLGALLSVGYDATYAAFVTKRPYTEVTYRNNQSTGIRLPDVTVCTLSGFWKSKMEQYNVSKTLASYLLLAVRGTEVISPVLSRDPKRIILLREELREYLEVHKVTLEELITMLSPGCEELVKGCYSASESMSSSECCQTVLRPTITTLGVCFTTLNQNGLRLNQTIAGLVGGYRILFDVALREYMEYDYNVVSTTSLAEAGIHVSLSNFASSPAVAANIQAVRIAPNTAASVALDVTNIDHTEVYLDAWLLPNPRPRCVSEEKFWAMSEEERAYTGSNQYFSLLYRDCLNYYFNCSFLPFMFANDTTSACMPEITLYQSKINDEMMDCVQNHLSQLGGDFGKLCFTTTINQQLSYTTLMESGVQSIIDNRLLPPNITLSMVNIYYTELGFTEYYERIPTFITWFSDLGGQMGLFMGASFITLVELIFTVCYVLRVLLTRGLRVLMNKVCGNNT